Proteins encoded by one window of Blautia faecicola:
- the topA gene encoding type I DNA topoisomerase, protein MAKYLVIVESPAKVKTVKKFLGSNYEVAASNGHVRDLPKSQMGIDIENDYEPKYITIRGKGELLASLRKEAKKADKVYLATDPDREGEAISWHLATALKLDEKKMRRITFNEITKSAVKESIKHARDIDMNLVDEQQTRRILDRMVGYRISPVLWKKIKRGLSAGRVQSVALRIIADREEEINAFIPEEYWSLDAVFKIPGEKKPLVAKFYGKEKEKMTISSKEEVEKIMKELEGVSYQVSEVKKGERSKKAPLPFTTSTLQQEASKALNFSTQKTMRLAQQLYEGVDIKGQGTVALISYLRTDSTRISEEADAMARSFIGEHYGENYVAVQESKQKENKNVQDAHEAIRPTDVSRMPAIVKESLSRDQFRLYQLIWKRFVASRMQPAVYETTSVKISGGEYLFTVAASKIKFDGFMSVYVQADEEKAQNNTLVRSIDKDTVLDFQEFDEQQHFTQPPAHYTEASLVKTMEELGIGRPSTYAPTITTIIARRYVAKENKNLYMTELGEVVNQMMKEAFPSIVDVNFTATMEDLLDKVGDGTVDWKVVVRNFYPDLDESVKEAEKNLEEVKLEDEVTDVICENCGRNMVIKYGPHGRFLACPGFPECRNTKPYLEKIGVKCPKCGKEVVLRKTKKGRKYYGCEDNPECDFMSWAKPINEKCPKCGGYMVEKGNKKACADEQCGYVEVKEK, encoded by the coding sequence TTGGCTAAATATTTAGTGATTGTGGAGTCACCTGCGAAGGTAAAGACGGTAAAAAAGTTCCTCGGAAGCAATTACGAAGTGGCAGCTTCCAATGGACATGTCCGTGATTTGCCGAAAAGTCAGATGGGCATCGACATAGAGAATGATTATGAACCGAAATATATTACAATCCGTGGAAAAGGAGAACTGCTGGCGAGTCTGAGAAAAGAAGCGAAGAAAGCCGACAAAGTATATCTCGCAACTGACCCGGACCGCGAGGGAGAAGCGATTTCCTGGCATCTGGCAACAGCGTTGAAGCTGGATGAAAAAAAGATGCGCAGGATCACGTTTAACGAGATCACCAAAAGTGCGGTAAAAGAATCCATCAAACATGCCAGAGACATTGATATGAATCTGGTAGATGAGCAGCAGACAAGACGTATCCTGGATCGTATGGTAGGTTACCGGATCAGCCCGGTACTGTGGAAAAAGATCAAACGCGGACTGAGTGCCGGTCGTGTGCAGTCGGTGGCATTGCGTATCATTGCAGACCGGGAAGAAGAAATCAATGCATTTATTCCGGAAGAATACTGGTCTCTGGATGCTGTGTTTAAGATCCCGGGGGAAAAGAAACCGCTGGTTGCAAAGTTCTACGGAAAAGAAAAAGAGAAGATGACGATTTCTTCCAAAGAAGAAGTGGAAAAGATCATGAAAGAACTGGAAGGTGTATCCTATCAGGTCAGCGAGGTGAAAAAAGGAGAGAGAAGCAAGAAAGCGCCGCTTCCGTTTACCACCAGTACCCTGCAGCAGGAGGCTTCCAAGGCACTGAATTTTTCCACGCAGAAGACGATGCGTCTGGCACAGCAGTTATATGAAGGTGTGGATATCAAAGGACAGGGAACCGTTGCACTGATTTCTTACCTGCGTACCGATTCTACCCGTATCTCGGAAGAAGCCGATGCCATGGCAAGAAGCTTTATCGGGGAACATTACGGGGAAAATTATGTGGCAGTTCAGGAGAGCAAACAGAAAGAAAACAAGAACGTACAGGATGCACACGAGGCGATCCGTCCGACCGATGTCTCCCGCATGCCGGCGATTGTAAAAGAATCCCTTTCCAGAGATCAGTTCCGTCTCTATCAGCTGATCTGGAAACGCTTTGTGGCAAGCCGGATGCAGCCTGCCGTATATGAGACAACATCCGTGAAAATCTCCGGCGGGGAATATCTGTTTACCGTTGCCGCATCGAAGATTAAGTTTGACGGTTTCATGTCGGTGTATGTCCAGGCAGACGAGGAGAAGGCACAGAACAATACATTGGTGCGAAGCATTGATAAAGATACCGTTCTGGATTTCCAGGAATTTGACGAGCAGCAGCATTTTACCCAGCCGCCGGCACATTATACGGAAGCTTCCCTGGTAAAGACCATGGAGGAACTGGGCATCGGTCGTCCAAGTACCTATGCGCCGACGATCACCACGATCATTGCAAGAAGATATGTGGCGAAAGAAAATAAGAACCTGTATATGACCGAACTGGGAGAAGTTGTCAATCAGATGATGAAAGAGGCCTTCCCGAGTATCGTGGATGTCAACTTTACCGCTACGATGGAAGATCTGCTGGATAAAGTGGGTGACGGAACTGTAGACTGGAAAGTGGTAGTCCGAAACTTCTATCCGGATCTCGATGAATCCGTAAAAGAAGCGGAGAAGAATCTCGAAGAAGTAAAACTGGAAGATGAAGTCACCGATGTGATCTGCGAAAACTGCGGAAGAAACATGGTGATCAAATACGGTCCGCACGGAAGATTCCTGGCATGCCCGGGCTTCCCGGAGTGTCGAAATACAAAACCGTATCTGGAAAAGATCGGTGTCAAATGTCCAAAGTGTGGAAAAGAAGTGGTTCTTCGCAAGACCAAGAAAGGCCGTAAGTATTACGGCTGCGAGGATAATCCGGAATGTGATTTCATGTCCTGGGCAAAACCGATCAATGAAAAATGTCCGAAATGTGGCGGTTACATGGTAGAAAAGGGAAACAAAAAAGCCTGTGCGGACGAGCAGTGCGGGTATGTGGAAGTAAAAGAAAAATAA
- the dprA gene encoding DNA-processing protein DprA encodes MSENIKIYKKTEEGYPKTLLQLPDAPARIYVLGELPDPTRPAIAIVGARNCSSYGKNMAYEYARVLTKAGVQVISGLARGVDAAAHAGALAAGGKTYGVMGCGVDFCYPTSSRNLYHTMQQQGGILSEFSPGTPPLAYHFPLRNRIISGLSQAVLVVEAKEKSGSLITADAALEQGRTVFALPGRAGDLLSEGCNRLIYQGAIPAWKPEIILEEMKWTKNKGKIQENFTEEKKIVLAREDDLVYSCLDLNPKAVSQLQDETGLSSGSLLKSLYYLTAKDLAREVWQNYYIRTEKRWA; translated from the coding sequence ATGAGTGAGAACATAAAAATATATAAGAAAACAGAAGAAGGATACCCAAAAACATTATTACAGCTTCCGGATGCTCCGGCGCGGATATATGTGCTGGGAGAATTACCGGATCCGACGCGTCCGGCAATCGCCATCGTTGGTGCGAGAAACTGCAGTTCCTATGGGAAAAATATGGCGTATGAATACGCAAGAGTTCTGACAAAAGCAGGGGTTCAGGTGATCAGCGGACTGGCAAGAGGGGTAGATGCGGCGGCCCATGCAGGAGCACTGGCAGCGGGTGGAAAAACGTATGGCGTGATGGGGTGCGGGGTGGATTTCTGTTATCCGACATCAAGCAGAAACCTGTATCATACCATGCAGCAGCAGGGAGGGATATTATCGGAATTTTCTCCGGGAACACCGCCGCTTGCGTATCATTTTCCACTGCGAAACCGGATCATCAGCGGACTGTCCCAGGCGGTGCTTGTGGTTGAGGCAAAAGAAAAAAGCGGTTCCCTGATCACTGCCGATGCAGCACTCGAGCAGGGGCGGACGGTTTTCGCTCTTCCGGGGCGTGCCGGCGACCTTTTAAGCGAGGGATGTAACCGCCTGATCTACCAGGGAGCGATCCCCGCATGGAAGCCGGAAATCATTCTGGAAGAGATGAAATGGACGAAAAATAAGGGGAAAATACAGGAGAATTTCACAGAGGAGAAAAAAATAGTGCTTGCAAGGGAAGATGATTTGGTGTATAGTTGTCTCGATTTGAACCCAAAAGCCGTGTCACAGTTACAGGACGAGACAGGTTTGTCATCCGGCAGTCTGTTAAAGAGTCTGTATTACCTGACAGCAAAAGATCTGGCCCGCGAAGTCTGGCAGAATTATTATATCCGCACAGAAAAGAGGTGGGCGTAA
- the codY gene encoding GTP-sensing pleiotropic transcriptional regulator CodY → MSVQLLDKTRKINKLLHNNNSTKVVFNDICKVMMETLDSNILVISKKGKVLGVSLCPGVEEITELIEDKVGSHVDPLLNDRFLSVLSTKENVNLQTLGFERDDIQQYCAIINPIDIAGERLGTVFMYRKERQYDIEDIIVSEYGTTVVGLEMMRSVNEENAEEARKVHVVKAAFSTLSFSELEAIIHIFDELDGDEGILVASKIADRVGITRSVIVNALRKFESAGVIESRSSGMKGTYIKVLNDVIFDELEELKARKNLKATEKDD, encoded by the coding sequence ATGAGCGTACAGTTATTGGACAAAACCAGAAAAATCAATAAATTACTGCACAATAATAATTCTACAAAAGTAGTGTTCAATGATATCTGTAAAGTAATGATGGAAACATTGGATTCAAATATTCTTGTGATCAGTAAGAAAGGAAAAGTTCTTGGTGTCAGTTTATGTCCGGGAGTAGAGGAAATCACAGAATTGATTGAGGATAAAGTCGGAAGTCATGTGGATCCACTGTTAAATGACCGTTTTTTAAGTGTCTTGTCCACCAAGGAAAATGTGAATCTTCAGACTCTGGGATTTGAGCGGGATGATATCCAGCAGTACTGCGCGATCATTAACCCGATCGATATTGCAGGAGAACGGCTGGGAACAGTATTCATGTATCGGAAGGAACGCCAGTATGATATTGAAGATATTATCGTCAGTGAATACGGAACAACCGTAGTGGGACTGGAGATGATGCGTTCCGTCAATGAGGAAAATGCAGAAGAAGCCAGAAAAGTCCATGTGGTAAAAGCAGCTTTCAGTACCCTGTCTTTCTCAGAGCTGGAAGCGATTATTCATATTTTTGATGAACTCGACGGAGACGAGGGAATTCTTGTGGCAAGTAAAATCGCTGATCGTGTGGGAATTACCCGTTCCGTGATCGTCAATGCGCTGAGAAAATTCGAGAGTGCCGGTGTGATCGAGTCCAGATCCAGCGGCATGAAAGGAACCTACATCAAAGTACTCAACGATGTGATCTTTGATGAACTCGAAGAACTGAAAGCGAGAAAGAACCTGAAAGCAACAGAAAAAGACGACTGA
- the groES gene encoding co-chaperone GroES, whose translation MKLVPLGDRVVLKQLVAEETTKSGIVLPGQAQEKPQQAEVVAVGPGGMVDGKEVKMEVAVGDQVIYSKYAGTEVKLDGEEYIIVKQNDILAVVK comes from the coding sequence ATGAAATTAGTACCATTAGGAGACAGAGTTGTATTAAAACAGTTAGTAGCAGAAGAAACCACAAAATCCGGTATCGTATTACCGGGACAGGCACAGGAAAAACCACAGCAGGCAGAGGTTGTAGCTGTAGGACCTGGCGGAATGGTTGATGGAAAAGAAGTAAAGATGGAAGTAGCAGTTGGAGATCAGGTTATCTACTCCAAATATGCAGGAACAGAAGTAAAACTGGACGGAGAAGAATATATCATCGTAAAACAGAATGACATTCTTGCCGTTGTAAAATAA